The following proteins are co-located in the Myxococcus fulvus genome:
- a CDS encoding DUF6891 domain-containing protein, translated as MENEELRGRIREVAREVLGEELSLSVTTWHEPLRGYVNIDVVDQDTGQVEFRTLTSTLGEVRLRLWAKEQGLLDKVETLSKRLMALAPRPPSEKEQWELKVLALAQEALEPAGHDAIVEWQDDGHLAVGLHTFDEEQRRFEFELLATTRGVAPVLERARRFGLEAQARTLATKLGALGFQPIRDPEPEDEAALVPGVVEAVIEQFEYAHHPLDRLFDSLGMPDWDEIYDDRLQRRVLEQVCAHVRARAEEEKTWPDVIPADRLEAAFDVLRARGFVAEMSASTTMSGGWEVSRELADMRREQGETIVGTVFFHQQDAASAMEGHPLHLAYGLINDEEDDEREEELTEEENAKVSEDAAAVGRIIVEVLREHGFTPEWSGDAHSRITLKPAFVWRRRRARVDTTETWSVSEGNRIMALLVEFLPKLRAFEFFPGDTVGLHELRSASLRELTLCYEREEDARDALSTVVAQARERFPALESLTVRADDFEETVEF; from the coding sequence ATGGAGAACGAGGAGCTGCGGGGGCGGATTCGCGAGGTCGCCCGGGAGGTGCTGGGCGAGGAACTCTCGCTGAGCGTCACCACCTGGCACGAGCCGCTGAGGGGCTACGTCAACATCGACGTGGTGGACCAGGACACGGGCCAGGTCGAGTTCCGCACCCTCACGTCGACGCTGGGTGAGGTGCGCTTGCGACTGTGGGCGAAGGAGCAGGGCCTGCTCGACAAGGTCGAGACTCTGTCGAAGCGGCTCATGGCGCTCGCCCCGCGCCCCCCGTCGGAGAAGGAGCAGTGGGAGCTCAAGGTGCTCGCGCTGGCGCAGGAGGCCCTGGAGCCCGCGGGGCACGACGCCATCGTCGAGTGGCAGGATGACGGGCACCTGGCGGTGGGCCTGCACACCTTCGACGAGGAGCAGCGGCGGTTCGAGTTCGAGCTGCTCGCGACGACGCGGGGCGTGGCCCCGGTTCTGGAGCGTGCGCGGCGATTCGGCCTGGAGGCCCAGGCCCGGACGTTGGCGACGAAGCTGGGGGCGCTGGGGTTCCAGCCGATTCGGGACCCGGAGCCCGAGGACGAGGCCGCGCTGGTGCCGGGCGTGGTGGAGGCCGTCATCGAGCAGTTCGAGTACGCCCACCACCCCTTGGACCGCCTCTTCGACTCCCTGGGCATGCCGGACTGGGATGAAATCTACGACGACCGGCTGCAGCGTCGGGTGCTCGAGCAGGTCTGCGCGCACGTGCGAGCGCGCGCCGAGGAGGAGAAGACCTGGCCGGACGTCATCCCCGCGGACCGGCTGGAGGCGGCGTTCGACGTGCTGCGCGCGCGAGGCTTCGTGGCGGAGATGTCCGCGTCCACCACGATGAGCGGCGGCTGGGAGGTGTCGCGCGAGCTGGCGGACATGCGCCGGGAGCAGGGCGAGACGATTGTCGGCACGGTGTTCTTCCACCAGCAGGACGCGGCCTCCGCCATGGAGGGCCACCCGCTGCACCTGGCCTATGGCCTCATCAACGACGAGGAGGACGACGAGCGCGAGGAGGAGCTCACCGAGGAGGAGAACGCGAAGGTGAGCGAGGACGCGGCGGCGGTGGGGCGCATCATCGTCGAGGTGCTGCGCGAGCACGGCTTCACGCCGGAGTGGAGCGGCGACGCCCACAGCCGAATCACCCTGAAGCCGGCCTTCGTCTGGCGGCGCCGGCGCGCGCGCGTGGACACCACCGAGACGTGGTCGGTGAGCGAGGGCAACCGCATCATGGCCCTGCTGGTGGAGTTCCTGCCGAAGCTGCGCGCGTTCGAGTTCTTCCCCGGGGACACCGTGGGCCTGCACGAGCTGCGCTCGGCCAGCCTGCGCGAGCTCACCCTGTGCTACGAGCGGGAGGAGGACGCGAGGGACGCGCTCTCCACGGTGGTGGCCCAGGCTCGCGAGCGCTTCCCCGCGCTCGAGTCGCTCACGGTGAGGGCGGACGACTTCGAGGAGACGGTGGAGTTCTGA
- a CDS encoding rhodanese-like domain-containing protein, with product MTPQELSQKARQLVADGAVLLDVRTPQEFQQGHPEAARNIPVQELPQRVKEVGPPGTPVVVYCAAGGRSAVASQILRANGFPDVFDLRSVNNW from the coding sequence ATGACGCCCCAGGAACTGTCACAGAAGGCCCGGCAGCTCGTCGCCGATGGCGCGGTGCTGCTGGACGTGCGCACCCCTCAGGAGTTCCAGCAAGGACACCCCGAGGCCGCTCGCAACATCCCCGTGCAGGAGCTGCCCCAGCGCGTCAAGGAGGTCGGCCCGCCCGGTACCCCCGTGGTGGTGTACTGCGCCGCCGGTGGCCGCAGCGCGGTGGCCTCACAAATTTTGCGCGCCAATGGTTTTCCGGACGTCTTCGACCTGCGCTCGGTGAACAACTGGTGA
- a CDS encoding DMT family transporter, whose protein sequence is MEQRAVAPVMNRTAGFLIVALSGACFGALGLFGRLAYAAGADVSTLLFLRFTLAGSVLGAVMVAMRQPLPRGRLLVSLILLGAVGYVSEAGVYFAALQHAPAGLVALLLYSFPALVALLQVFVFREKLGRIKWVAVVLALCGTGLTADLSQGGVTPLGVTLGVLSALLYAVYVVTSARVAGRAGPLVSSTVILMSAGLVFGLATLVRGPSFPTTTPGWAAVVGLSLISTVAAVFLFFLGMARIGPVNTSLVSNMEPLTAVVLSALFLNERLSLRQGFGGVLILTAAVLLARSDVPGQNLKPEGADTA, encoded by the coding sequence ATGGAGCAGCGTGCCGTCGCTCCCGTCATGAACCGCACCGCTGGTTTCCTCATCGTGGCCCTGTCCGGTGCGTGCTTCGGCGCGCTCGGGCTCTTCGGGCGCCTGGCCTATGCGGCGGGCGCGGACGTCTCCACGCTGTTGTTCCTGCGCTTCACGCTGGCGGGCTCGGTGCTCGGCGCGGTGATGGTGGCGATGCGCCAGCCGCTGCCCAGGGGGCGCCTGCTGGTGTCGCTCATCCTGCTGGGCGCGGTGGGCTACGTGAGCGAGGCGGGCGTGTACTTCGCCGCGCTCCAGCACGCGCCCGCGGGGCTGGTGGCGCTGCTCCTGTACTCGTTCCCGGCGCTGGTGGCGCTGCTCCAGGTGTTCGTCTTCCGCGAGAAGCTGGGGCGCATCAAGTGGGTGGCGGTGGTGCTGGCCCTATGCGGCACGGGGCTCACGGCGGACCTGAGCCAGGGCGGGGTGACGCCGCTGGGGGTGACGCTGGGGGTGTTGTCCGCGCTGCTGTACGCCGTGTACGTCGTCACCAGCGCGCGGGTGGCGGGCCGCGCGGGGCCGCTCGTCTCCAGCACCGTCATCCTGATGTCCGCGGGGCTCGTCTTCGGACTGGCGACGCTGGTGAGGGGGCCGTCCTTCCCCACGACGACACCAGGCTGGGCCGCGGTGGTGGGCCTGTCGCTCATCTCCACCGTGGCCGCCGTGTTCCTCTTCTTCCTGGGCATGGCGCGCATCGGCCCGGTGAACACGTCGCTGGTGTCCAACATGGAGCCGCTGACGGCGGTGGTGCTGAGCGCGCTCTTCCTGAACGAGCGGCTCAGCCTGCGCCAGGGGTTCGGCGGCGTGCTCATCCTCACGGCCGCCGTGCTGCTCGCGCGCTCGGATGTCCCGGGACAGAACCTGAAGCCCGAGGGCGCGGATACCGCGTGA
- a CDS encoding alpha/beta fold hydrolase, with protein MKTLLAALLTLPLLACGPAPEAEPTAAPSDTESLTQSSELSSSAPRERSIRLRTGVTLRYVEQGSRRGPAVVFLHGYTDSHHTWDLNLSRFSRDLHIYALDQRGHGDSSRPACCYTQQHFAADVAAFLDAVGEPRAILVGHSMGSFIAQQVALDYPRRVEALVLVGSAPTVAGNEVALGLKSVVDEQVGTVDPDFVREFQSSTFVRPVPASYLDTLVSESLKVPARVWQDSLDGLIAEDHSQRLRSIRVPVLVVGGDQDGFFPVAQQQALVDALPDARFILYPDTGHAPHAELPKTFVRDVSGFIKRVTR; from the coding sequence ATGAAGACGCTCCTCGCCGCCCTGCTCACGCTTCCCCTGCTCGCCTGCGGCCCCGCCCCCGAGGCGGAGCCCACCGCGGCTCCGTCGGACACCGAGAGCCTGACGCAATCGAGCGAGCTGTCCTCCTCCGCGCCCCGTGAGCGCTCCATCCGCCTGCGCACGGGCGTGACGCTCCGCTATGTGGAGCAGGGCTCGCGGCGTGGCCCCGCCGTCGTCTTCCTCCACGGCTACACGGATTCGCACCACACCTGGGACTTGAACCTGTCGCGCTTCTCGCGCGACCTGCACATCTACGCGCTGGACCAGCGCGGCCACGGTGACTCGTCCCGCCCCGCGTGTTGCTACACGCAGCAGCACTTCGCGGCGGATGTGGCGGCCTTCCTCGACGCGGTGGGTGAGCCTCGCGCCATCCTCGTGGGCCACTCGATGGGCAGCTTCATCGCGCAGCAGGTGGCGCTCGACTACCCGCGCCGCGTGGAGGCGCTGGTGCTGGTGGGCTCGGCCCCCACCGTCGCGGGCAACGAGGTGGCGTTGGGCCTGAAGTCCGTCGTCGACGAGCAGGTGGGCACCGTCGACCCCGACTTCGTGCGCGAGTTCCAGTCGAGCACCTTCGTGCGCCCCGTGCCCGCGTCCTACCTGGACACGCTCGTGTCGGAGAGCCTCAAGGTCCCCGCGCGCGTGTGGCAGGACTCGCTCGACGGGCTCATCGCGGAGGACCACTCCCAGCGCCTGCGCTCCATCCGCGTGCCCGTGCTCGTGGTGGGCGGAGACCAGGACGGCTTCTTCCCCGTCGCGCAGCAGCAGGCGCTCGTCGACGCGCTGCCCGACGCGCGCTTCATCCTCTACCCCGACACCGGCCACGCGCCCCACGCGGAGCTGCCGAAGACCTTCGTGCGCGACGTGAGCGGGTTCATCAAGCGCGTGACGCGGTAA
- a CDS encoding phytoene desaturase family protein, with amino-acid sequence MEAKKVAVVGGGLGGLTTAALLARGGCAVTLYERSKHLGGRAQTTDVEGFRFNLGPHALYRAGAGMRVLGRLGVKPRGRVAGESGGSYALRAGRLHTLPRGPVSLLTTDALQLSSKLEMARLLASLRRVDTEPLTHVPMRQWLDTRMSREDGRALVAALVRVATYASDLDALSAEAAVTQVQLALEAGVLYLDDGWAALVDAVAAVAKDAGATLEVSARVEGVVVEQGQVRGLRLSDGSVRAADAVVLAGSPRDVASLLPEDAVLAKEAEEATPIRAATLELGLSRLPRSEALFALGVDGPWYASVHSAYARLGPEGGAMVHVMKYLSPSSPEATEAELEAVMDVLQPGWREVLVARRFRPALVVSHLLPTASTGGLSGRPAPAVPHVAGLFRVGDWVGSEGMLSDASFASAESVERALLRHAGVAPRRLAVGA; translated from the coding sequence ATGGAGGCGAAGAAGGTGGCGGTGGTGGGAGGTGGGCTGGGCGGGCTGACGACGGCGGCGCTGCTGGCGCGCGGCGGCTGCGCGGTGACGCTGTACGAGCGCTCCAAGCACCTGGGCGGTCGCGCGCAGACGACGGATGTGGAGGGCTTCCGCTTCAACCTGGGGCCGCATGCGTTGTACCGGGCGGGGGCCGGCATGCGGGTGCTCGGGCGCCTGGGTGTGAAGCCTCGGGGCCGCGTCGCCGGAGAGTCGGGCGGGTCCTACGCGCTGCGCGCCGGCAGACTGCACACGCTGCCGCGCGGGCCCGTGTCGCTCCTCACGACCGACGCGTTGCAGTTGAGCAGCAAGCTGGAGATGGCGCGGCTGCTCGCGAGCCTGCGCCGCGTGGACACGGAGCCGCTGACGCACGTGCCCATGCGCCAGTGGCTCGACACGCGCATGTCCCGGGAGGATGGGCGCGCCCTCGTCGCCGCGCTCGTGCGCGTGGCCACCTACGCCTCGGACCTGGACGCCCTGAGCGCGGAGGCCGCGGTGACGCAGGTGCAGCTCGCCCTCGAGGCGGGCGTGCTCTACCTCGATGACGGCTGGGCCGCGCTGGTGGACGCGGTGGCCGCCGTGGCGAAGGATGCCGGCGCGACGCTGGAGGTGTCCGCGCGCGTCGAGGGCGTGGTCGTCGAGCAGGGCCAGGTGCGCGGCCTCCGGTTGTCGGATGGCTCGGTGCGCGCGGCGGACGCGGTGGTGCTCGCGGGGAGCCCCAGGGACGTGGCGTCGCTGCTGCCCGAGGACGCGGTGCTCGCGAAGGAGGCGGAGGAGGCCACGCCCATCCGGGCCGCCACGCTGGAGCTGGGCCTGTCGCGGCTGCCCAGGAGCGAGGCCCTCTTCGCGCTCGGCGTCGATGGGCCGTGGTACGCCTCGGTGCACTCGGCCTACGCGCGGCTGGGGCCGGAGGGAGGCGCCATGGTGCACGTGATGAAGTACCTGTCGCCGTCCTCCCCCGAGGCGACCGAGGCGGAGCTGGAGGCGGTGATGGACGTGCTGCAGCCGGGCTGGCGCGAGGTGCTTGTCGCCCGCCGCTTCCGGCCCGCGCTGGTGGTGAGCCACCTGCTGCCGACGGCGAGCACGGGCGGCCTGTCGGGGAGGCCCGCGCCCGCGGTGCCGCACGTCGCGGGCCTGTTCCGCGTGGGCGACTGGGTCGGCTCGGAGGGGATGCTCTCGGACGCGTCCTTCGCCAGCGCGGAGTCGGTGGAGCGCGCGCTGCTCCGTCACGCAGGGGTGGCGCCGCGTCGTCTGGCGGTGGGAGCCTGA
- a CDS encoding sigma-70 family RNA polymerase sigma factor produces the protein MSDLSRGVLEEAAREHERYLWGLCYRMTGVAADADELVQETFARALASPPARHEELRPWLTRVAVNLSRDSLRRRRREGYVGTWLPSPLETGDEEVPPAVEARLPGGGSTEGRYELLESVSFAFLLALEALTPKQRAVLLLRDVFDSSVREVAQALGMSEAHVKVVHHRARAAMAAYEGERCVPTKDLQQRTLAALEGFMAALLERDVTAAEALLSGDVKALSDGRGEVRAALVPVVGVRRVMTFLTKLMELRGSPRAVELQWLNGLPALVMILAPAKDPLLATRAVVRVDLGADGRIAHIHSVLAERKLANIRMPEPA, from the coding sequence ATGTCGGACCTGTCGCGAGGGGTGTTGGAGGAGGCGGCGCGCGAGCACGAGCGCTACCTCTGGGGCCTGTGCTACCGGATGACGGGCGTGGCGGCGGACGCGGACGAGCTGGTGCAGGAGACCTTCGCCCGCGCCCTCGCCTCACCGCCCGCGCGGCACGAGGAGCTGCGCCCCTGGCTGACGCGGGTGGCGGTGAACCTGTCGCGGGACTCGCTGCGCCGCCGGCGTCGCGAGGGCTACGTCGGGACGTGGCTGCCGTCACCCCTGGAGACAGGGGACGAGGAGGTGCCGCCCGCGGTGGAGGCGAGGCTGCCCGGAGGCGGCTCCACCGAGGGGCGCTACGAGCTGCTGGAGAGCGTCTCCTTCGCGTTCCTGCTGGCGCTGGAGGCGCTGACGCCCAAGCAGCGCGCGGTGCTGCTGTTGCGCGACGTGTTCGACTCCTCCGTGCGCGAGGTGGCCCAGGCGCTGGGCATGAGCGAGGCGCACGTGAAGGTGGTGCACCACCGCGCGCGAGCGGCCATGGCCGCGTACGAGGGCGAGCGCTGCGTGCCGACCAAGGACCTCCAGCAGCGCACGCTCGCGGCGCTGGAGGGCTTCATGGCAGCGCTGCTCGAGCGGGACGTCACGGCGGCCGAGGCGCTCCTGTCCGGCGACGTGAAGGCGCTCTCGGACGGCCGGGGCGAGGTGCGCGCCGCGCTGGTGCCCGTGGTGGGCGTGCGCCGCGTGATGACGTTCCTGACGAAGCTGATGGAGCTGCGAGGCTCGCCGCGAGCGGTGGAGCTCCAGTGGCTCAACGGCCTGCCCGCGCTGGTGATGATTCTGGCGCCCGCGAAGGACCCGCTGCTCGCGACGCGGGCGGTGGTGCGCGTGGACCTGGGCGCGGATGGACGCATCGCCCACATCCACTCGGTGCTCGCCGAGCGCAAGCTCGCGAACATCCGGATGCCCGAGCCCGCGTGA
- a CDS encoding prolipoprotein diacylglyceryl transferase — protein MIPYWHAPSLKLGPLTIEPFGIFVAAGILLAANLLGRQAKRQGLDPTPLADYAPWGVGVGVLVGHWVHLFFYHPEELSKSPFQILKVWDGLSSFGGLVGGIIAAIFFFRHRKLRFNDYADAFALGVAPGWAVARLGCFAVHDHPGVRTDFFLAVAFPNGPRHDLGMYDAIALFAISGLLYALRDVEKMKGRLLPLLAILYAACRFSFDFLRATDMSYVDARYFGMTPAQYGCFALVAYGLWGLLRRREPSTQAAAPGEGSHSSHPTHRRAG, from the coding sequence GTGATTCCCTACTGGCATGCCCCCTCGCTGAAGCTGGGGCCTCTCACCATCGAGCCCTTCGGCATCTTCGTGGCCGCGGGCATCCTGCTGGCCGCCAACCTGCTTGGCCGCCAGGCGAAGCGGCAGGGGTTGGACCCCACGCCGCTCGCCGACTACGCCCCGTGGGGCGTGGGCGTGGGCGTGCTGGTGGGACACTGGGTGCACCTGTTCTTCTACCACCCGGAGGAGCTGTCCAAGAGCCCGTTCCAGATTCTGAAGGTCTGGGATGGGCTGTCGTCCTTCGGCGGCCTCGTCGGCGGCATCATCGCGGCCATCTTCTTCTTCCGGCACCGCAAGCTGCGCTTCAACGACTACGCGGATGCGTTCGCGCTGGGTGTGGCGCCGGGCTGGGCGGTGGCGCGGCTGGGGTGCTTCGCGGTGCATGACCACCCGGGCGTGCGCACCGACTTCTTCCTGGCGGTGGCGTTCCCCAACGGGCCCCGTCACGACCTGGGCATGTACGACGCCATCGCGCTCTTCGCCATCTCCGGCCTGCTGTACGCGCTGCGCGACGTGGAGAAGATGAAGGGGCGGCTATTGCCGCTGCTGGCGATTCTGTACGCGGCGTGCCGCTTCAGCTTCGACTTCCTGCGCGCCACGGACATGAGCTACGTGGACGCGCGCTACTTCGGCATGACGCCGGCGCAGTACGGCTGCTTCGCACTGGTGGCCTACGGCCTGTGGGGCCTGCTCCGTCGCCGCGAGCCGAGCACCCAGGCCGCCGCGCCGGGCGAGGGCTCCCACTCGAGCCATCCCACGCACCGACGCGCGGGCTGA
- the popC gene encoding subtilisin-like protease PopC, whose product MKSYLLVPKESIETQARVGPRGTQQGERVLPRTTALRFTVANRAPDTLSLLGLRSATLPGPRPPVSGQEARKRVAKGSKVKRPTTRGADASTPALPGAPVSEQTGSEAGSFRFMPLIGATMAHFYSDATEAEARGELSADFEFIPDVVPLSFPGPVSAGQSGPRNRGMSSLAEREWPEESGVPLAHAQGIRGAGVLLGVLDTGVDADHPEHAAKVIQFRYVSLFPNSPHNPARDIRGFDPDGHGTHVCGIAAGTHHGVAPEVDLYVASVIESETIRTSLGRVAAGMEWLLHQFSSPQNVTRPAVVNLSLGFPLKPPPGISEADYRLNQRALQTMIRRLLDSNVLPVVAAGNSGPDTVGYPAAFDESLAVGAVDFERNVAHFSASGVVERRVVPDVMGYGVNVYSSTERRCNNQAFYERMSGTSMAAPYVAGIAALYRCRAPDLTALEVRDLILANAVKLPRSGGHRTGKGLAVFR is encoded by the coding sequence ATGAAGTCCTACCTGTTGGTCCCCAAGGAGTCCATCGAAACGCAGGCCCGCGTCGGGCCTCGCGGCACGCAGCAGGGTGAGCGCGTGCTGCCGCGCACCACGGCGCTTCGCTTCACCGTCGCCAACCGCGCGCCGGACACGCTGTCGCTCCTGGGCCTGCGCTCGGCGACGCTGCCCGGTCCGCGTCCGCCCGTCAGCGGGCAGGAGGCGCGCAAGCGCGTCGCGAAGGGCTCGAAGGTGAAGCGCCCCACCACCCGTGGCGCGGACGCGTCCACCCCGGCGTTGCCTGGAGCTCCTGTCTCGGAGCAGACGGGCAGCGAGGCGGGCAGCTTCCGCTTCATGCCGCTCATCGGCGCCACCATGGCCCACTTCTACTCGGACGCCACGGAGGCCGAGGCGCGCGGTGAGCTGTCCGCCGACTTCGAGTTCATCCCCGACGTCGTGCCCCTGTCCTTCCCCGGCCCCGTGTCGGCGGGACAGTCCGGCCCGCGCAACCGGGGCATGAGCTCGCTGGCCGAGCGCGAGTGGCCCGAGGAGAGCGGTGTCCCCCTGGCCCACGCCCAGGGCATCCGCGGCGCGGGCGTGCTGCTCGGCGTGCTCGACACCGGCGTGGACGCCGACCACCCCGAGCACGCCGCCAAGGTCATCCAGTTCCGCTACGTGTCGCTGTTCCCCAACTCGCCGCACAACCCCGCGCGGGACATCCGCGGCTTCGACCCGGACGGCCACGGCACCCACGTGTGCGGCATCGCCGCGGGCACCCACCACGGCGTCGCCCCGGAGGTGGACCTCTATGTCGCGTCCGTCATCGAATCGGAGACCATCCGCACCAGCCTGGGCCGCGTGGCCGCCGGCATGGAGTGGCTGCTGCACCAGTTCAGCAGCCCGCAGAACGTCACCCGCCCCGCGGTGGTGAACCTGTCGTTGGGCTTCCCGCTCAAGCCGCCTCCGGGCATCTCGGAGGCCGACTACCGCCTCAACCAGCGCGCGCTGCAGACCATGATTCGTCGGCTGCTCGACAGCAACGTGCTGCCTGTTGTCGCGGCAGGTAACAGTGGACCCGACACGGTTGGTTATCCAGCCGCCTTTGACGAGTCCCTGGCCGTCGGTGCAGTCGACTTCGAGCGCAACGTGGCTCATTTCTCCGCCAGCGGTGTCGTGGAGCGCCGCGTCGTACCCGACGTCATGGGTTACGGAGTCAATGTGTACTCGAGCACCGAGCGGCGTTGTAACAACCAGGCGTTCTACGAACGAATGAGTGGCACCAGCATGGCGGCGCCTTATGTAGCGGGTATCGCGGCGCTCTATCGGTGCCGCGCCCCTGACTTGACGGCGCTCGAGGTGCGGGATTTGATTTTGGCCAATGCAGTCAAGCTTCCTCGCTCAGGTGGTCACCGAACGGGCAAGGGCCTGGCTGTCTTCCGGTGA
- the popD gene encoding PopC secretion inhibitor PopD, with protein MSRKNGEPGDGFAAGVPRVSSGVRALPGMASARTQPEWIDITVMPRETPAPPRARAPARPPPLSRAEVQRAGLAESARFHESFMRWLEAHHLLGSVRSVSEPGSMPMLHLRCAPRVLDQLRRAPEFEAGAMMPVDLY; from the coding sequence ATGAGCAGAAAGAATGGCGAACCCGGAGACGGCTTCGCGGCGGGGGTTCCCCGCGTCTCCTCGGGCGTGCGAGCATTGCCAGGCATGGCCAGCGCGCGCACGCAGCCCGAGTGGATCGACATCACCGTGATGCCCCGGGAGACGCCCGCGCCTCCTCGCGCGCGCGCGCCCGCACGTCCCCCGCCCCTGTCACGGGCGGAGGTCCAACGGGCCGGGCTGGCGGAGAGCGCTCGCTTCCACGAGAGCTTCATGCGCTGGCTCGAGGCGCACCACCTCCTGGGCTCCGTGCGTTCGGTGAGCGAGCCGGGCTCCATGCCCATGCTCCACCTGCGCTGCGCGCCTCGCGTGCTGGACCAGCTGCGGCGCGCTCCGGAGTTCGAGGCGGGCGCGATGATGCCCGTCGACCTCTACTAG
- a CDS encoding SRPBCC domain-containing protein — protein MFQLRTEAFIDASPDAVWAVLSDFKAYPLWNPLVLEAHGKVEVGARVAMKARSPDGSGRMFGFRATLTRVEPPMRLEWTGGVPGLMFGRHGFELRPEGAGTRLVHGEDFSGVVTWFMGKPRRDAFRAAYEVMNRALVERVRAVSSPA, from the coding sequence ATGTTCCAGTTGAGGACCGAGGCCTTCATCGACGCGTCGCCTGACGCCGTGTGGGCCGTGCTGAGCGACTTCAAGGCCTATCCCCTGTGGAACCCGCTGGTGCTGGAGGCGCACGGGAAGGTGGAGGTGGGCGCGCGGGTGGCGATGAAGGCGCGCTCGCCGGATGGCTCGGGGCGGATGTTCGGCTTTCGCGCCACGCTGACGCGGGTGGAGCCACCCATGAGGTTGGAGTGGACGGGGGGCGTGCCGGGGCTGATGTTCGGGCGGCACGGGTTCGAGCTGCGCCCCGAGGGCGCCGGGACGCGGCTGGTCCACGGCGAGGACTTCAGCGGCGTGGTGACGTGGTTCATGGGCAAGCCCCGGCGGGACGCGTTCCGGGCCGCCTATGAGGTGATGAACCGCGCGCTGGTGGAGCGGGTGAGGGCGGTTTCCAGCCCCGCGTGA